The genomic window GGTGGGGGCCGCATCGGCGGCGGGTGCGGTGGAGGTGGGAGACGCGCCTGCGGGGGCTGTGCCGGCGACGCCGAGAAGGGCGGCTCCGAGCGCGGCGGTGCAGACGCGTACGGCGAGCGCCCGGAGGCGTGCGCGGGGGCGGTGAAGTCCGTTCATTGTGACTCCTCGTGGGGGAGGACGTGGGGATGCCCGCTGGTCCACTGCTTTTGGCATGGACGCGATGAGGCGGTGAGGAAGACCGTAGGAGGACTAGACCAGTTGGGTCAATGGTTCGGACCAATTTCGCTGATCAAGGCCGCAGGCCCCCGGTGACGGACGCGCTCCGATCGGGCATACTCGACGCGCCACAGCCGCTGGCCAGCGCCTCCCGTGATCCGGGAAGGCAGGATCGGCTGGGGAGCCGTAGATTTCCGGGCATCGCCCGGGACCGTCCGGCGGAGCCGCTCACACCCCGCGCGCGCGACCGTCGTAACCCCCGACAGGGAGGAGAGCGCCGTCATGTCCGACCGTGCCCCGCAGCCCGTGGAACGCCGACTGCCCACCGAGGAGTCCCGGCAGCTCATCGAGCTCGTCCGCGACATCGTGTCGAAGGAGATCGCTCCCCGGGCGGCCGGCGAGGAGGAGGCGGGAGTCTTCCCGCGCGAGGTCTTCACCCTGCTGTCGGAGGCCGGACTGCTCGGGCTTCCCTACGACTCCGCGCACGGCGGCGGCGACCAGCCCTACGAGGTCTACCTCCAGGCGCTGGAGGAGTTGGCGGCGGCAAGGCTGACCGTCGGCCTCGGCGTCAGCGTCCACTCGCTGGCCTGTCACGCACTCGCCGGATTCGGCACCGACGAGCAACGGGCGGCCCACCTCCCGGCGATGCTCGCGGGCGGACTGCTCGGTGCCTACTGCCTCTCCGAGCCCTCCTCGGGCTCCGACGCGGCCTCGCTCCGCACGAAGGCCGTGCGCGACGCCGACGGCTGGGTGCTCACCGGGACCAAGGCCTGGATCACGCACGGCGGCGTGGCCGACTTCTACACCGTGCTGGCCCGGACCGGCGTGGAGGGCCCGCGCGGCATCACCGCCTTCCTGGTCCCCGGCGACGCCGCCGGCCTCGACGCGGCCCTGCCCGAGAAGAAGATGGGCATGAAGGGCTCGCCCACGGCCCAGATGCACTTCGACGGAGTGAGGATCTCCGACGACCGTCGGATCGGGGAGGAGGGCCAGGGTTTCGCCATCGCTCTGTCCGCCCTCGACTCGGGGCGCCTGGGGATCGCCGCATGCGCCGTCGGCGTCGCCCAGGCGGCCCTGGACGAGGCCGTCGGATACGCCACCGGGCGCCACCAGTTCGGGCGGCCCGTCGCGGACTTCCAGGGGCTGCGCTTCATGCTCGCCGACATGGCCACGCAGATCGAGGCGGGGCGGGCGCTGTACCTGGAGGCGGCGCGCCTCCGCGACGCGGGGCTGCCCTTCTCCCGGCAGGCGGCGATGGCGAAGCTGTTCTGCACCGACGCGGCCATGCGGGTGACCACCGATGCCGTGCAGGTGCTCGGAGGATACGGCTACACGCTGGACTTCCCCGTCGAGCGCCTCATGCGCGAGGCCAAGGTGCTGCAGATCGTGGAGGGCACCAACCAGATCCAGCGCATGGTCATCGCCCGTCACCTCGCGGGTTCCGAGACGCGCTGAGCCGGTCCGACCAGAGGGGGGCCGTCATGATCCGGTACCACTCCTGGTCATGGCGCCCCGGCAGCGTCCGGCCGGAGCTCTCCCAGTGGCGCAGCATCGCGCGGTAGATGGGCGGATCTGCGGGGTGCGGCACGGGCTGCCGCGCGGACTCGCGGGACAGGGCTCCGGCCTGCGGAACCGATTCTCCGGTCGCCGGTGGGGCGAGACGGCGACGTACGGGGCCTGCCGTTGGACGCAGCGTGGTCATACAGAACCAACGCCGTCACGGGCACCGGGTCACTGTCCCGCCGAATCGCGCGCCCGTTCCTCGGGTGCCGCGCCCGTCACGGGGCGAAGGCCGGACGCACCACGCCGACGGAGACCGTCGTGGTGCGTCCGGCCCTGGGTGGCGTCGGTTGTCAGGCGGCGTGACGCCGGGTCAGCGGCACGTACCGCACCGGCCGCGAGCCCGGACCTCCGGCGTGCGAGAAGGGCTGCATCCGCCAGTCCAGCCCCTGGGGGAGCGTCAGCAGCAGCGCCGTCTCCTGCTCCTGGACCTCGAGGGACTCGTCGGCGGGGCGTGCGAGGGAGGCGTCACGGTTCGTCCCGGGACACACGGTGAGGACGAAGGGGTTCCACGGTGAGGGGCACAGGGCGTGCTCGGGAAGCACGTCCTCGTCCGCCAGCAGGGCGATCGGCTGGGCACAGTCCGGGCAGACGACCCGGTACATCTCGAATGTGTCGTACGCGTCGGGAGCGCTGTCCTCGTCACGTGCGGCGTACTCGTCGGGATCCGGTTCGATACGTCCGGTGAGCTTCAGGCTCTGCATGGGATCTTCCCCCTCAGATGGACCGGCCAGGCGCCACGGCCTCGGCCACAGCAAGCACTTCCCCCCGCGCGTCTGCCGTAATCGCGAGCCAGGCCGCCACTCACCCGCAAACTTGTGGCATTCGTCACATGCTCCTCGAACGAGCCCTTCCGGGCCGCCTGTGGCTGTGCTTGGAGGGACTCGGGGCCATAGGTTGATCCGCATGGAGGAGCTGGACCGTCAGATCGTGGAGTTGCTCGTCAAGGACGGGCGGATGAGCTACACCGACCTGGGCAAGGCCACGGGCCTGTCCACCTCGGCCGTTCATCAGCGTGTCCGCAGGCTGGAGCAGCGCGGGGTGATCCGCGGCTACGCCGCGGTCGTCGACGCCGAAGCGCTCGGCCTGCCCCTCACCGCGTTCATCTCGGTGAAACCCTTCGACCCGAGCGCTCCCGACGACATCGCCGAACGGCTCGCTGGTGTGCCGGAGCTCGAGGCGTGCCACAGCGTCGCGGGGGACGAGAACTACATCCTCAAGGTGCGGGTCTCCGCCCCCCTGGAGCTGGAGCACCTGCTCACGCGTATCCGTACGCTGGCCGGCGTCTCCACCCGTACGACCGTCGTCCTCTCCACCCCGTACGAGGCGCGTCCGCCGCGCATCTGAGTCGTGCCGGAGGGGCCCGGCCCCCCGGTCCCCGCTGTCCGGGACCGCCTGGAAGGGGTCCCCTCCCGGCCGCCGGGCCGCTCGGGGGAGGGGGCGCGGGCGGCACCGCTTCCGGCAGGCGCGAGACTGGTCCCATGACCGAGAGCACCGCCCCCCAGAGCGAACACCGCACCGTGCTTCTGCGCGGTGGAGACGTCCACAGCCCCGCCGACCCGTTCGCCACTGCGATGGTCGTCGAACGCGGCCATGTCGCCTGGGTCGGTTCCGAGGGGGCCGCCGACGCCTTCGCGAGCGGCGTCGACGAGGTGATCGACCTGGAAGGGGCGCTGGTCACCCCGGCCTTCACCGACTCCCACGTCCACACCACGTCGACCGGACTCGCCCTCACGGGGCTGGACCTCTCCGGCGCCCGCGCACTCACCGAAGCCCTCGGGCTGGTCCGCGCCTTCGCGAGCAGTCACGCGGGGGACCGGGTGATCCTGGGTCACGGGTGGGACGCGGCGCGCTGGCCCGAGCAGCGGCCCCCGTCCCGCGCCGAACTCGACGAGGCGGCAGGCGGACGCGCCCTCTACCTGCCCCGCGTGGACGTCCACTCCGCCGTCGTGAGCACGGCGCTCCTCGACCTCGTCCCCGGTGTCACCTCGATGCCCGGGTACCACCCCGAGGCGCCCCTGACCGGCGACGCCCACCACGCCGTCCGCGCGGCGGCCCACGGCGCCGTCACGCCCGCGCAGCGCAGGGAGGCCCAGCGGGCCGCCCTGGCTCATGCCGCGTCGCTGGGGATCGGCACCGTGCACGAGTGCGCCGGCCCCGACATCTCGGACGAGGACGACTTCACCGGGCTGCTCGAGCTCGCAGCCGAGCAGCCCGGACCCCGGGTGTTCGGCTACTGGGCCGAGCGGATCGAGGACGCGAAGGGCGCCCTTCGCGTCCGTGAGCTCGGTGCCGTGGGCGCTGCCGGTGACCTCTTCGTCGACGGTTCGCTCGGCTCGCACACGGCCCTGCTGCACGAGCCGTACGCCGATGCCCCGCACACCGGCACCGGCCGGCTCGACGCCGCCGGTATCGCCGCACACGTGGCGGCGTGCACGGAGGCGGGGCTGCAGGCCGGGTTCCACGCCATCGGCGACGCGGCGGTCACCGCGGTCGTGGAAGGGGTCCGGGCCGCCTCCGAGACCCTCGGGCTCGCCCGCGTCAGGGCCGCACGGCACCGCGTCGAGCACGCGGAGATGCTGACCCCGCAGACCATCGCCGCCTTCGCCGAACTGGGCCTCACCGCCTCGGTGCAGCCCGCCTTCGACGCGGCGTGGGGAGGCACCGACGGGATGTACGCCGGACGCCTGGGCGCCCAGCGCGCCGGGACCCTCAACCCGTACGCGGCGATGCTGCGCGCCGGCGTGCCCCTCGCCTTCGGCTCGGACAGCCCTGTCACCCCCCTGGACCCCTGGGGGACCGTGCGGGCCGCGGCACACCACCGCACGCCGGAGCACCGGATCTCCGTACGCGCCGGCTTCACCGCACACACCCGGGGAGGGTGGCGTGCCGTCGGACGCGACGACGCGGGTGTGCTCGTGCCGGGAGCCCCGGCCGACTACGCCGTCTGGCGTACCGGTGAACTGCTGGTCCAGGCCCCCGACGACCGGGTCGCCCGCTGGTCGACCGACCCCCGCTCCGGCACCCCCGGCCTGCCCGATCTCACGCCCGGGGCCGAGCTCCCGGTCTGTCTCCGCACGGTGGTGTTCGGACACACGGTCTACGTAAGGCCGAACGAGTGACGTCCTGGGATTTCGTACCGCCGATCGATGGCGCGGGTAGTCCGCCGCGGCCCGTGAGCCCGCGCCACTGACCAGGGGTTTTCGGAAGAAAACGCAGGTCGGGCGGCTGTTGACAGAAAGCGCCCACAGGCCGGTAGGTTCGGCCGGGTCCACCACTGGACGTCCGACCGGTCAAACCTCCACGCAGTCGTCGAACGCCGCTGGGTCATGAGGTGGTGTGCCGCACCGGCGCACCACCACTGACAGCCAGGTTCAGCGCCCGCGCCTCGGGGGCGAGGGAAGGTTTCGGTCCGGACGGCAGGTGCGACCCGGGTGGGGCCCGGAGGTTCAGTAGACAACGGCTTTCGGTCGACCCGCAGCCAGCGGGTCCCAGGTCGGCCCGAAGGACACCGGGCCCCGATCCGCAGTGCTGTTCTCCCGTCCGCATCTTCTGTCCGCAGTTCCACGCATCTGTCCGCACGCCGCACGCCACCCCCGTGACCGCGTCGGAGTGACGCCCCCCGCGCGCTGGATATGGTGTGCACCTGCGTACGGACTTTAAGGGGCAGTAGTGAACGACGGCGGTCAGAGGCAGTTCGGCCCGCTCGGCAGAGTCTTGGTGATCATTCCGACCTACAACGAGGCCGAGAACATCAAGCTCATCGTCGCCCGGGTGCGTGCCGCCGTCCCGGAAGCGGACATCCTCGTCGCCGACGACAACAGCCCCGACGGCACGGGAAAGGCCGCCGACGAGCTCGCGGCCGACGACAGTCATGTGCACGTCCTGCACCGCAAGGGCAAGGAGGGGCTCGGCGCCGCCTACCTCGCCGGCTTCCGCTGGGGCTCGGAGCACGACTA from Streptomyces sp. NBC_01341 includes these protein-coding regions:
- a CDS encoding amidohydrolase — its product is MTESTAPQSEHRTVLLRGGDVHSPADPFATAMVVERGHVAWVGSEGAADAFASGVDEVIDLEGALVTPAFTDSHVHTTSTGLALTGLDLSGARALTEALGLVRAFASSHAGDRVILGHGWDAARWPEQRPPSRAELDEAAGGRALYLPRVDVHSAVVSTALLDLVPGVTSMPGYHPEAPLTGDAHHAVRAAAHGAVTPAQRREAQRAALAHAASLGIGTVHECAGPDISDEDDFTGLLELAAEQPGPRVFGYWAERIEDAKGALRVRELGAVGAAGDLFVDGSLGSHTALLHEPYADAPHTGTGRLDAAGIAAHVAACTEAGLQAGFHAIGDAAVTAVVEGVRAASETLGLARVRAARHRVEHAEMLTPQTIAAFAELGLTASVQPAFDAAWGGTDGMYAGRLGAQRAGTLNPYAAMLRAGVPLAFGSDSPVTPLDPWGTVRAAAHHRTPEHRISVRAGFTAHTRGGWRAVGRDDAGVLVPGAPADYAVWRTGELLVQAPDDRVARWSTDPRSGTPGLPDLTPGAELPVCLRTVVFGHTVYVRPNE
- a CDS encoding Lrp/AsnC family transcriptional regulator; protein product: MEELDRQIVELLVKDGRMSYTDLGKATGLSTSAVHQRVRRLEQRGVIRGYAAVVDAEALGLPLTAFISVKPFDPSAPDDIAERLAGVPELEACHSVAGDENYILKVRVSAPLELEHLLTRIRTLAGVSTRTTVVLSTPYEARPPRI
- a CDS encoding acyl-CoA dehydrogenase family protein; the encoded protein is MSDRAPQPVERRLPTEESRQLIELVRDIVSKEIAPRAAGEEEAGVFPREVFTLLSEAGLLGLPYDSAHGGGDQPYEVYLQALEELAAARLTVGLGVSVHSLACHALAGFGTDEQRAAHLPAMLAGGLLGAYCLSEPSSGSDAASLRTKAVRDADGWVLTGTKAWITHGGVADFYTVLARTGVEGPRGITAFLVPGDAAGLDAALPEKKMGMKGSPTAQMHFDGVRISDDRRIGEEGQGFAIALSALDSGRLGIAACAVGVAQAALDEAVGYATGRHQFGRPVADFQGLRFMLADMATQIEAGRALYLEAARLRDAGLPFSRQAAMAKLFCTDAAMRVTTDAVQVLGGYGYTLDFPVERLMREAKVLQIVEGTNQIQRMVIARHLAGSETR